The Glycine soja cultivar W05 chromosome 4, ASM419377v2, whole genome shotgun sequence genomic sequence AATATGTGTATtgtatataataaatgtttattttatataattaaaatttataataaataaataattttaaacatataaatatattataattaaaatgtaataaaaagatattcttaaacatataaaatatattttacatttttggtaaataatttatattttgatgcaatgctatttttaattattgttaatcataaattgaaatttaaatttgaactagaaatattgaaaataataaattgaaagaataaaattattctcattcaatatacattattttaatttatatagagAGGATGCTTAGTTAATGGgcttagtattttttattataaatttttaaatagtttcctgggatttataaataaatcaatatttactttttaccCGTCCATTATAATTCCGTTCAATAAGTTCAAAATTCATTGCACATATCTTAAAGACTACATTGAGTTGTCACTCAAGACAtattgtgaaaatgaaaatgttaaatAGTCTCGGACCACCATATATTCACGATTCCAACTAATTTTTGTATAGCAcatactaaattttttaatttatgatttttttttagtaatccTTGATTATATATTATGTACAGATTAGTCgacaatataatataatctCACACCATCTAATAATTTTTCTGAAACTACAGAGAAAAGAGCAACAATAATTGAGAGAAGTAAACTTGTGGGTTACCCAAGTCCTTTTTATTGCAAGCACCATAAATTTTATTCCTAAGCATATTGTTTACATTGCTAACTATctgatttattatcttttttactaGAGGCCTCAATCTCACACAACATTTAGCATGATGGGGATGAAGCCTCTTGACCCATTTGATGCATAGACTCTTCTGTGACCTTAATTTGATGGGGTTGAAGCCTCATGATCAATCTCTTCTTTACACTCAACTATTAATTTGGGAACCTGATCACTAACAATGGTTTTCTTTTGATCATCATCTGTAGGAGTACCTTCTTTTTCATCCCCTGGGTTTGattctgcttcttttttagagaCTTTTCCTGGAATGGTTGGTATTGTGATGGTGACAATTTTGCCATCAAACTTTGCCTTAATTCTATTAAT encodes the following:
- the LOC114409458 gene encoding inactive protein RESTRICTED TEV MOVEMENT 2-like, whose product is MSMQTYEDLEAKYGTEETPESILLLVQIPDGFAREHIGAKIEYEFARVRVHGERSLGNNRRSRFNVLYQIPEYCDINRIKAKFDGKIVTITIPTIPGKVSKKEAESNPGDEKEGTPTDDDQKKTIVSDQVPKLIVECKEEIDHEASTPSN